A stretch of DNA from Equus asinus isolate D_3611 breed Donkey chromosome 20, EquAss-T2T_v2, whole genome shotgun sequence:
GGGCGCAtgcgcgcggcgggggcgggcccggggcggggccCTGTTCCCCGTGCCCCCGGTCCCCGTGCCCCCGCTGCCGGTGTCCCCCCTCCCCGGTGCCCCCGCTCCCCGTGTCCCCATTGTCCCGCGGTAGCTGGCCGAGGGGACCGCCGCCCCACGTCCCGGCGGATCTGATGAGGGTCGCGGCACCGGCACCCCATCTGACCTGTGTCCCCGGATCCGTTGGGCGGAGGGTTTCCCCGCCCACGGAAGGTTCTCTAAGTCAGCACCCCagtcccacccccgccccagtgGACCAAGCACTGCACCCCCCCCCACGCGCCCCGCTTCCCAATGGTCAGGCTGTGAGCGCGCCCCTCGGCACGGGGACCGTGGTGGCCGGTGTCTCCTTGGGTGTCCAGGCCTGCACCTCCCCCCTTAGCCGAGGTTTGGGGGCGGCGCGGGGTGTGGCCCTCGTCTCGGGGGGCGGGGCCCCGAGTGACAGGCCGGTTCCGGGCTGGTTGGAGCCGGCTCCCGGGTTGGGGATTCGGCGCGATCCAGGGAAGAAGGCCGTTCTTGGGGTCCTCGTCTCGAGTGGGGGAGGCTGGCGTGGAGGGAGGGAGCCTGCGGGGAGGGCGCGCCCGCGGGTAGGGTCTCAGGGGTCCCCGCGCCCGCAGGCCGCCATGGCGTCGGACGAGGGCAAGCTGTTCGTCGGGGGGCTGAGCTTCGACACCAACGAGCAGTCGCTGGAGCAGGTTTTCTCCAAGTACGGGCAGATCTCGGAAGGTGAGGCCGCCGCGGGCTAgggggctgcgggctgcgggcctGTGGGGTtgcgggggctggggggctgcgggctgcgggcttgGGGGCTGCGCGGCTGGGGGACTGCGGGCTGGGGGGTTGCGGGGGCTGTGGGCTGCGGGGCTGCGGGGCAGGCAAGTGGCTGACGCCCGGCGCTGTTCCCTGCAGTGGTGGTCGTCAAGGACAGGGAGACCCAGCGATCGCGGGGTTTTGGCTTTGTCACCTTTGAGAACATCGACGACGCCAAGGACGCCATGATGGCCATGAACGGGAAGGTGAGGGGGGGCGCAGGGGGCCGGGTCTAGCGCGCGGGGCGCAGAGGCTGACCCGGCCGCTCTCCGGTCTCCAGTCCGTGGACGGGCGGCAGATCCGCGTGGACCAGGCGGGCAAGTCGTCGGACAGCCGCTCCCGGGGCTACCGCGGCGGCTCTGCCGGGGGCCGCGGCTTCTTCCGCGGGGGCCGAGGCCGGGGCCGCGGGTTCTCGAGAGGTGAGTGCGGGGCTCGGGGCCCGTGGCCCTCGGGCCGCagcggggcggggctggcgggAGCTGGCTATTGCCCATCGTGTCCTTGTCTAGGCGGCGGGGACCGAGGCTATGGCGGGAGCCGCTTCGAATCGAGGAGCGGGGGCTACGGGGGCTCCCGGGACTACTACGGCAGGTGAGGGTGCGGGCCGGCGGGGGGCCGGGGGGTGAGTCCCAGGTGCCCTCCAGCGCCACGTGTCCCCCACAGCCGGAGTCAGGGCGGCGGCTACGGTGACCGGAGCTCGGGCGGGTCCTACAGAGACAGCTACGACAGCTACGGTAAGTGGCGCCCCGAGGCCCGGCCGTCGGGCCAGGCGGCCTCTGCGAGGGACGCTCAGACCTCGTCGGTGCCCTCGCCCCTGCGGGCCGGGGCTGCCTCTCGGGTGTCGGTCCCAGCGGCTGTTTCTGCCCCACGACGAGAGGCAGGACGCGGCGGCCCGAGCAGCACAGGCCGCTGACCCTCGAGCAGGTGGCCGCAGTGCACGCCCGGCCGGCCGCTGGGCGCGGGGGGAGGCGGCGGCCCGACCCTCCAGGCCCCGGGCGGGGAGCGCTGCCCACCGCGCGCTCGGCGCGTTGACACTGTGCCTGCTTCTGTCCTCAGCTACACACAGCGAGTAAGGCCTGCTGCTCGAGATCGTGCCGCTGGCTGTGTCCCTAACGATTGTGGGAGCTTCGCTGAGCCGTTGACGTGTAGTGACCACACTCCCCGACCCCACTTTTGTAGTTCTCCGTCCCATCTTGTCAGACGCAGCCTGACCGCTCCTGACCCCCGGACGGCTTCGTCACTACACTTTTCTCTTTAAGGAAGTGCTGTCCGTTTTTGAGGTTTTTAAGAACGTTTTGAAAAGCACTTCagggtttgcttttttcttctcccgTGAGCCAGGAGCTTCTAGAAGATGGCTGGGGGTCGTGTGGGTTTTTTGGTTGTGTTGCCTTCTTGGTTTCTCTT
This window harbors:
- the CIRBP gene encoding cold-inducible RNA-binding protein isoform X1 yields the protein MASDEGKLFVGGLSFDTNEQSLEQVFSKYGQISEVVVVKDRETQRSRGFGFVTFENIDDAKDAMMAMNGKSVDGRQIRVDQAGKSSDSRSRGYRGGSAGGRGFFRGGRGRGRGFSRGGGDRGYGGSRFESRSGGYGGSRDYYGSRSQGGGYGDRSSGGSYRDSYDSYGKWRPEARPSGQAASARDAQTSSVPSPLRAGAASRVSVPAAVSAPRREAGRGGPSSTGR
- the CIRBP gene encoding cold-inducible RNA-binding protein isoform X2, coding for MASDEGKLFVGGLSFDTNEQSLEQVFSKYGQISEVVVVKDRETQRSRGFGFVTFENIDDAKDAMMAMNGKSVDGRQIRVDQAGKSSDSRSRGYRGGSAGGRGFFRGGRGRGRGFSRGGGDRGYGGSRFESRSGGYGGSRDYYGSRSQGGGYGDRSSGGSYRDSYDSYATHSE